The following coding sequences are from one Phycisphaeraceae bacterium window:
- a CDS encoding cyclodeaminase/cyclohydrolase family protein, which translates to MKALESYTIQEFLDAVSARTPTPGGGAVASAVGALGASLAGMVVAYSVGKKSLEAGRSELEKAVLALTRARAVLAELAREDAAAYEAVNTLMRLPETDERRAREWASAASLAVEVPRSVAGACCDLLRLFEHLAPITNPQLRSDLAIAAVLAEAAARSAWWNVAVNLPLLADEAERGRLRSGMLEMLASARERLAKIERACGG; encoded by the coding sequence ATGAAGGCCCTCGAGTCCTACACGATCCAGGAGTTCCTCGATGCCGTGTCGGCCAGGACCCCGACACCCGGCGGCGGTGCCGTCGCCTCGGCCGTGGGCGCCCTCGGGGCGTCGCTCGCGGGGATGGTGGTCGCGTATTCGGTAGGCAAGAAATCACTCGAAGCCGGACGCAGCGAGCTGGAAAAGGCTGTGCTGGCTCTCACACGGGCACGCGCCGTGCTGGCGGAACTGGCCCGCGAGGACGCGGCGGCGTACGAAGCCGTCAACACGCTGATGCGGCTCCCCGAGACCGATGAGCGCCGCGCGAGGGAGTGGGCGAGCGCGGCCTCGCTTGCCGTGGAGGTGCCCCGGAGCGTCGCCGGGGCGTGCTGCGATCTGCTGCGGCTCTTCGAGCACCTCGCGCCGATCACCAACCCGCAGCTGCGGTCCGACCTCGCGATCGCGGCGGTGCTCGCCGAGGCGGCGGCACGCTCGGCGTGGTGGAACGTGGCGGTCAACCTCCCGCTGCTCGCGGATGAAGCAGAGCGCGGGCGGCTCCGGTCCGGGATGCTGGAGATGCTCGCCTCGGCGCGGGAGCGCCTGGCGAAGATCGAGCGAGCCTGCGGCGGCTAA
- a CDS encoding peptidylprolyl isomerase, whose amino-acid sequence MKRRHQATSVRPAGEAVMLEHLESRALFSGAPFPTPAELVSINNTVVLFDTNYGDVYIELYDSVAPNGAPLPTLTVQNFLGYVQRGDYGDAMFHRLAFIEDDRNRPFVLQGGGFRYENQTQGVRTIPTQTAVVNEFSPLRPNVERTIAMAKTSDPNSATDQFYFNLDDNAALDNPNNSGGFTVFGRVANDASWNVIFSIVGLQTENLSALPGFTGPQSGNFSTTPVGPGFNPADGVSREELVYVEAAQVVKGKNIQSYYSQTSYYPEGFAGSTINEFLPIGNLNSTQTDYQVIVRSEVANNSQFLNLGGGTGQFRLVYFNPTASAQTALLSVNTTPAELQTALGALSGVGPANVQVTGQAGNYVITLVGTLANADAFFVLDSSGLTPGNIGVNPSLTKWFRDKVIYTGSIAPNSRGGITISHFGTNGAPSLDDLVPQGIPYSIEINGTNPLVGTISHYDFGTATGESFSRVSSTTWGFADALKVIGNAGVNSFLVWQNPTDKTASIQVSFYFQNLSSFTLNVDTDHFRRGGLSLTEIAQIANNTPFAIQVVSNQPLVAALTQFDSRSPVDPQGFTQIGLDGAGSSFGIIPYGNVGTSTTDIVSFFNPGTTSAVINLNLTFSEAGQADLQIPAAVIVQPQSRGSYNFGVQSPILANRGAYTVRYSAGSAKVYGGWVHTQFFPTVPTNVDAASNPISPIAATSWAFGEGFMDGTGTDPRAGRDLFETISVYNPNSVFFTGANTPVTVNLALRYSDGFVLNLDPVVVNGGRRYDYVMNSIQAVLDQGINNGRFYYSIEVTANLPVVVQMRHFDLTLGGLQPSGGFATMGVPGGTIVRLEQLGDAVA is encoded by the coding sequence ATGAAGCGCCGCCACCAAGCGACCTCGGTCCGTCCTGCCGGTGAAGCCGTGATGCTGGAGCACCTGGAATCCCGGGCGCTGTTCTCGGGGGCGCCGTTCCCCACGCCGGCGGAGCTGGTGAGCATCAACAACACGGTGGTGCTGTTCGACACGAACTACGGGGATGTGTACATCGAGCTGTACGACTCGGTGGCGCCGAACGGGGCCCCGCTGCCGACGCTGACGGTGCAGAACTTCCTGGGGTATGTGCAGCGCGGCGACTACGGTGACGCGATGTTCCACCGGCTGGCGTTCATCGAGGACGACCGGAACCGGCCGTTCGTGCTGCAGGGCGGCGGGTTCCGCTACGAGAACCAGACGCAGGGCGTGCGGACGATCCCGACGCAGACGGCGGTGGTGAACGAGTTCAGCCCGCTGCGGCCGAATGTCGAGCGGACGATCGCGATGGCGAAGACGAGCGATCCGAACTCGGCGACGGATCAGTTCTACTTCAACCTGGACGACAACGCGGCGCTGGACAACCCGAACAACTCGGGCGGGTTTACGGTGTTCGGGCGGGTGGCGAACGACGCGTCGTGGAACGTGATCTTCTCGATCGTGGGGCTGCAGACGGAGAACCTGTCGGCGCTGCCGGGGTTCACGGGCCCGCAATCGGGGAACTTCTCGACGACGCCGGTCGGCCCCGGCTTCAACCCGGCGGACGGCGTGTCGCGCGAGGAGCTGGTGTACGTCGAGGCGGCGCAGGTGGTGAAGGGCAAGAACATCCAGTCGTACTACTCGCAGACGTCGTACTACCCGGAGGGCTTCGCCGGGAGCACGATCAACGAGTTCCTGCCGATCGGCAACCTGAACTCGACGCAGACGGACTACCAGGTGATCGTCCGGTCGGAGGTGGCGAACAACTCGCAGTTCCTGAACCTGGGCGGCGGGACGGGGCAGTTCCGGCTGGTGTACTTCAACCCGACGGCGTCGGCGCAGACGGCGCTGCTGAGCGTGAACACGACGCCGGCGGAGCTGCAGACGGCGCTGGGCGCGCTGAGCGGGGTCGGCCCGGCGAACGTGCAGGTGACGGGGCAGGCGGGGAACTACGTGATCACGCTGGTGGGAACGCTGGCGAACGCGGACGCGTTCTTCGTCCTTGACTCCTCCGGGCTGACGCCGGGGAACATCGGCGTCAACCCGTCGCTGACCAAGTGGTTCCGCGACAAGGTGATCTACACGGGCTCGATCGCGCCCAACTCCCGCGGCGGGATCACGATCTCGCACTTTGGCACCAACGGGGCGCCGTCGCTGGACGACCTGGTGCCGCAGGGGATCCCGTACTCGATCGAGATCAACGGGACCAACCCGCTGGTGGGGACGATCTCGCACTACGACTTCGGCACGGCGACGGGCGAGTCGTTCTCCCGCGTGTCGTCGACGACGTGGGGCTTCGCGGATGCGCTCAAGGTCATCGGCAACGCGGGCGTGAACTCATTCCTGGTGTGGCAGAACCCGACGGACAAGACCGCCTCGATCCAGGTGAGCTTCTATTTCCAGAACCTCTCGTCGTTCACGCTGAACGTGGACACGGACCACTTCCGGCGCGGCGGGCTGTCGCTGACGGAGATCGCGCAGATCGCGAACAACACGCCGTTCGCGATCCAGGTCGTCTCCAACCAGCCGCTGGTCGCGGCGCTGACGCAGTTTGATTCCCGCTCGCCGGTGGACCCGCAGGGGTTCACGCAGATCGGGCTCGACGGCGCGGGGTCGAGTTTCGGGATCATCCCCTACGGCAACGTGGGGACGAGCACGACAGACATCGTGTCGTTCTTCAACCCCGGGACCACCTCCGCGGTGATCAACCTGAACCTGACGTTCAGCGAGGCGGGGCAGGCCGATCTGCAGATCCCCGCGGCGGTGATCGTGCAGCCGCAGAGCCGCGGGTCGTACAACTTCGGCGTGCAGTCGCCGATCCTGGCCAACCGCGGCGCGTACACGGTGCGGTACAGTGCCGGGTCGGCGAAGGTCTACGGCGGCTGGGTGCACACGCAGTTCTTCCCGACGGTTCCGACGAACGTGGACGCGGCGTCCAACCCGATCTCGCCGATCGCGGCGACGTCGTGGGCCTTCGGCGAGGGGTTCATGGACGGCACGGGGACTGACCCCCGCGCCGGGCGAGACCTGTTCGAGACGATCTCGGTGTACAACCCCAACAGCGTGTTCTTCACGGGCGCCAATACGCCCGTCACCGTCAACCTGGCCCTGCGGTACAGCGACGGCTTCGTGCTCAACCTGGACCCGGTGGTCGTGAACGGCGGCCGGCGGTACGACTACGTGATGAACTCGATCCAGGCCGTGCTGGACCAGGGGATCAACAACGGCCGGTTCTACTACAGCATCGAGGTGACCGCGAACCTGCCGGTGGTCGTGCAGATGCGGCACTTCGACCTGACCCTGGGCGGCCTGCAGCCCAGCGGCGGCTTCGCGACGATGGGCGTTCCGGGCGGCACGATCGTGCGGCTGGAGCAGCTCGGGGATGCTGTGGCCTAG
- a CDS encoding YkgJ family cysteine cluster protein, translating into MSPRDPTPPARPTEWFAQPDGPEQGKGLRFGCTMCGNCCSGPEGYVLLSPAEITALAGRLKISETEFRRAYMQTTSEGPSLKEVPAPAPAKGLDCIFLDRAKFPGKAVCGVYEDRPTQCRTWPFWPSVVKTRQTWERAKRTCPGIDSGRLVPVQQVRIQRDAFEI; encoded by the coding sequence ATGAGCCCGCGCGACCCGACACCACCAGCCCGCCCGACCGAGTGGTTCGCCCAGCCCGATGGCCCCGAGCAGGGCAAGGGCCTCCGCTTCGGCTGCACCATGTGCGGCAACTGCTGCTCCGGCCCCGAGGGGTACGTGCTGCTCAGCCCCGCCGAGATCACCGCCCTCGCCGGCCGCCTCAAGATCTCCGAGACCGAGTTCCGCCGCGCCTACATGCAAACCACCTCCGAGGGCCCCTCGCTCAAGGAAGTGCCCGCCCCGGCGCCCGCCAAGGGTCTCGACTGCATCTTCCTCGACCGCGCGAAGTTCCCCGGCAAGGCGGTCTGCGGCGTCTACGAAGACCGCCCCACCCAGTGCCGCACGTGGCCCTTCTGGCCCAGCGTGGTCAAGACGCGCCAGACCTGGGAACGCGCGAAGCGCACCTGCCCGGGCATCGACTCGGGCCGGCTCGTGCCCGTCCAGCAGGTGCGCATCCAGCGCGACGCCTTCGAGATCTAG
- the dnaX gene encoding DNA polymerase III subunit gamma/tau — translation MSYAVLARRYRSQSFDELVAQDPITRTLRNAIEQNRVGHAYLFCGTRGVGKTSTARLFAKALNAPGDEPADVAEAIMQGRDVDVIEIDGASTNKVDDVRELIANCVYRPLRGRKKIYIIDEVHAISTQAFQALLKTMEEPPEHVVFILCTTESHKVPATIQSRCQRFDFRPIPTAKIAEHLRRVLADEKIKAEPELVHMVARLGNGSMRDALSLLDRLLAAHDADTSGALSVALLESLLGMPDRVLVTGLIDALADGDAAAALTRSDELLKRGTPIDQFLSTLADRLRDLMVMAACGAKTDLVEISPEARAETAAQAARFDPAGLVHMIALCDSVARAVKNTAAPRAVLDALMVRLAMTEKLADVTSLVSGRGGAAGISAPAGNGSAGPKKR, via the coding sequence ATGAGCTACGCCGTTCTCGCACGCCGGTACCGGTCGCAGTCGTTCGACGAACTGGTCGCCCAGGATCCGATCACGCGGACGCTGCGCAACGCGATCGAACAGAACCGCGTCGGCCACGCCTACCTCTTCTGCGGGACGCGCGGCGTCGGGAAGACCTCCACCGCCCGCCTCTTCGCCAAGGCCCTCAACGCTCCCGGCGACGAGCCCGCGGACGTTGCCGAGGCGATCATGCAGGGGCGCGATGTCGACGTGATCGAGATCGACGGGGCGAGCACCAACAAGGTGGACGACGTCCGCGAACTGATCGCCAACTGCGTCTACCGCCCGCTCCGCGGCCGTAAGAAGATCTACATCATCGACGAGGTCCACGCGATCTCGACCCAGGCGTTCCAGGCCCTGCTCAAGACCATGGAGGAGCCGCCGGAGCACGTCGTCTTCATCCTCTGCACCACCGAGTCGCACAAGGTTCCCGCGACGATCCAGTCCCGCTGCCAGCGGTTCGACTTCCGGCCGATCCCCACGGCCAAGATCGCCGAGCACCTGCGGCGCGTGCTGGCGGACGAGAAGATCAAGGCCGAGCCCGAGCTGGTGCACATGGTGGCGCGGCTGGGGAACGGCTCGATGCGCGACGCCCTGTCGCTGCTGGACCGGCTGCTCGCCGCGCACGATGCGGACACGAGCGGGGCGCTCTCCGTGGCGCTCCTGGAGAGCCTGCTGGGGATGCCCGACCGGGTCCTCGTCACGGGCCTGATCGACGCGCTTGCCGACGGCGACGCCGCGGCGGCGCTGACCAGGTCCGACGAACTGCTCAAGCGCGGCACGCCGATCGATCAGTTTCTCTCTACGCTCGCCGACCGGCTCCGCGATCTCATGGTCATGGCCGCCTGCGGCGCCAAGACCGACCTTGTGGAGATCTCCCCCGAGGCCCGCGCGGAGACCGCGGCCCAGGCCGCCCGGTTCGACCCCGCGGGGCTGGTGCACATGATCGCGCTGTGCGACTCGGTCGCCCGCGCCGTGAAGAACACGGCGGCGCCCCGCGCGGTGCTCGATGCGCTCATGGTGCGGCTGGCGATGACGGAGAAGCTGGCGGACGTCACGAGCCTCGTCTCGGGGCGCGGCGGCGCCGCCGGGATAAGTGCCCCCGCGGGCAACGGGAGCGCCGGGCCAAAAAAACGCTGA
- a CDS encoding serine/threonine-protein phosphatase: MNPALSRTDRLTIILEMLRAVSRQTDPNLASFEFSSRYWRLRHFDFFLSLSTRGLDKGQYKITRRRSVQQILADIDRGGPAQNPWAEWSSNPVLTGGFLGEIIAKAEPQLFRNLRLTNDPVVGDLLAEMGSCIAVPLYDSGEPLNWALTFRREPDGLDEEDLEESLMVGNLVGTSTRNLVAANEVRRLNATLRAQFDEVARVQQSLLPAAHPEIPGLKLATSYLPSDVAGGDYYDFFELPGGRWGILIADASGHGVGAATVMAMLHAILHAYDGLAHGPAAVMQYANKRLTAARMDGAFVTGVFATYDPATHRLSYARAGHPAPLVKDGRSGAVYPLEGAATLPMGITDDYDVAEASVTLRPGDTVVMYTDGITEAFAPGTKSMFGTAGMIDAMLHCSGDPDCIVDSIHSALYKFTGVRTRADDQTLVALQVSAPARG; this comes from the coding sequence GTGAACCCCGCCCTTTCCCGGACCGACCGGCTCACGATCATCCTCGAGATGCTCCGCGCCGTCAGCCGTCAGACCGATCCCAACCTCGCCTCGTTCGAGTTCTCCTCCCGCTACTGGCGCCTCAGGCACTTTGATTTCTTCCTCTCCCTTTCAACCCGCGGCCTCGACAAAGGCCAATACAAGATCACGCGCCGCCGCTCGGTCCAGCAGATCCTCGCCGACATCGATCGCGGCGGCCCCGCCCAGAACCCCTGGGCCGAGTGGTCGAGCAACCCCGTGCTCACCGGCGGCTTCCTCGGCGAGATCATCGCCAAGGCCGAGCCGCAGTTGTTCCGCAACCTCCGGCTCACCAACGACCCGGTCGTCGGCGACCTGCTCGCCGAGATGGGATCGTGCATCGCCGTCCCGCTCTACGACTCCGGCGAGCCCCTCAACTGGGCGCTCACCTTCCGGCGCGAGCCCGACGGCCTGGACGAGGAGGACCTCGAGGAATCGCTCATGGTCGGCAACCTCGTCGGCACCTCCACCCGCAACCTCGTCGCCGCGAACGAGGTGCGCCGCCTGAACGCGACCCTGCGGGCCCAGTTCGACGAGGTCGCGCGCGTGCAGCAGTCCCTCCTGCCGGCCGCCCACCCGGAGATCCCCGGCCTGAAGCTCGCCACCAGCTACCTCCCCTCCGATGTGGCCGGCGGCGACTACTACGACTTCTTCGAACTCCCCGGCGGCCGCTGGGGGATCCTCATCGCCGATGCCTCCGGGCACGGCGTCGGCGCCGCCACCGTGATGGCCATGCTCCACGCCATCCTCCACGCCTACGACGGACTCGCGCACGGGCCCGCCGCGGTCATGCAGTACGCCAACAAGCGGCTCACCGCCGCCCGCATGGACGGCGCGTTCGTCACCGGCGTCTTCGCCACCTACGACCCCGCCACCCACCGGCTGTCGTACGCCCGCGCCGGCCACCCGGCGCCGCTGGTCAAGGACGGCCGCTCGGGCGCCGTCTACCCGCTGGAAGGGGCCGCGACGCTGCCCATGGGCATCACCGACGACTACGACGTCGCTGAAGCCTCCGTCACCCTCCGCCCGGGGGACACCGTGGTCATGTACACCGACGGCATCACCGAGGCCTTCGCGCCGGGGACCAAGTCGATGTTCGGCACCGCCGGAATGATCGACGCCATGCTCCACTGCTCCGGCGATCCGGACTGCATCGTGGACTCCATCCACTCGGCCCTGTACAAGTTCACCGGCGTGCGAACGCGGGCCGACGACCAGACGCTCGTGGCATTGCAGGTCAGCGCCCCGGCACGCGGCTGA
- a CDS encoding PEP-CTERM sorting domain-containing protein (PEP-CTERM proteins occur, often in large numbers, in the proteomes of bacteria that also encode an exosortase, a predicted intramembrane cysteine proteinase. The presence of a PEP-CTERM domain at a protein's C-terminus predicts cleavage within the sorting domain, followed by covalent anchoring to some some component of the (usually Gram-negative) cell surface. Many PEP-CTERM proteins exhibit an unusual sequence composition that includes large numbers of potential glycosylation sites. Expression of one such protein has been shown restore the ability of a bacterium to form floc, a type of biofilm.) codes for MTKTAALMMVAAVGLASVANADVLWDQQPAYDNFNLPGFIDTAGTASQFGGSYANFVVSDVTVPAGGWTVQSVSTYFSDLSFQGTISTAVLNIFPKSGALPVAGNDPRLSPLGGGISVPVGDVRTTGGATVQPVMILTASGLNINLAAGEYWIGLTPTLTGGFFGVDGHWPTEPTIGAASASRYYDSQFGASPWTNDNPGVDAAITVTGVVPAPGAVALLGLGGLVATRRRRTN; via the coding sequence ATGACGAAGACTGCAGCACTGATGATGGTCGCGGCGGTGGGGTTGGCGAGCGTGGCGAACGCCGACGTCCTCTGGGACCAGCAGCCGGCTTACGACAACTTCAACCTGCCCGGCTTTATCGATACCGCGGGCACCGCGAGCCAGTTCGGCGGCTCGTACGCCAACTTCGTGGTGAGCGACGTCACGGTCCCGGCGGGCGGCTGGACGGTGCAGAGCGTGTCCACCTACTTCAGCGACCTCTCGTTCCAGGGCACGATCAGCACCGCCGTCCTGAACATCTTCCCCAAGTCCGGCGCCCTGCCGGTCGCGGGCAACGACCCCCGCCTGTCGCCCCTGGGCGGCGGCATCTCCGTCCCGGTGGGTGATGTGCGGACAACCGGGGGCGCCACGGTGCAGCCGGTCATGATCCTGACGGCCTCGGGCCTGAACATCAACCTCGCCGCCGGCGAGTACTGGATCGGCCTGACCCCCACGCTCACGGGCGGGTTCTTCGGGGTCGACGGCCACTGGCCGACCGAGCCCACGATCGGCGCCGCCTCGGCGAGCCGGTACTACGACAGCCAGTTCGGCGCGAGCCCGTGGACGAACGACAACCCCGGCGTTGACGCCGCGATCACCGTGACCGGCGTCGTCCCGGCCCCGGGCGCCGTGGCGCTCCTGGGTCTGGGCGGGCTGGTCGCGACGCGTCGCCGCCGCACCAACTGA
- a CDS encoding DUF393 domain-containing protein, with protein sequence MALVPAPSALLFDGQCRFCVASTRRLLRLARPGSVVALDSNDPKVMARFPQVSFDEASRAIRLVRPDGRVFAGFEAVSRMLATRPLLRPIAMAYYIPGLRQVADASYRVIAANRHRLGGRVTGGASCDTGACRTR encoded by the coding sequence ATGGCCCTCGTCCCCGCGCCATCAGCGCTGCTGTTCGACGGGCAGTGCCGCTTCTGCGTCGCCAGCACGCGTCGGCTGCTGCGCCTCGCTCGACCGGGCTCGGTCGTGGCCCTCGATTCCAACGACCCGAAGGTGATGGCCCGGTTCCCGCAGGTCTCGTTCGATGAGGCCAGCCGCGCAATCCGATTGGTGCGGCCAGATGGTCGGGTCTTCGCCGGGTTTGAGGCGGTGTCGCGGATGCTGGCGACCCGCCCGCTGCTGCGGCCCATTGCCATGGCGTACTACATCCCCGGCCTGCGGCAGGTCGCGGACGCCTCCTACCGCGTAATCGCGGCGAACCGGCACCGGCTTGGCGGTCGCGTCACCGGCGGAGCGTCCTGCGATACCGGGGCGTGTCGCACGAGGTAG
- a CDS encoding chromophore lyase CpcT/CpeT produces MLWPRSGLDSPNTLNARAGSVRAFFCTDARSPRLARADAIGETAGMMTTARTGRVMMLLGLLLGALALGACSSNNAARSGPGLEALATWMTGGFSNARQAQEDPANYKPVVLHIVPIWGDNPQASGSGGVWLYVEQSMADMQQQPYRQRVHHLTALRSGEIRCDVYTLPEPAFAFAGAWDEPTPLDALAPTDLTLSPGCSVVLSRAGDGAFEGGTTGTGCASSIGGSAYATTQIRVTPGEIVSWDRGFDASGRQVWGATAGAYVFTRVSPR; encoded by the coding sequence ATGCTGTGGCCTAGGTCCGGCCTCGATTCGCCGAACACCCTCAACGCCCGCGCCGGATCGGTGCGGGCGTTTTTCTGCACGGACGCACGGAGCCCGCGGCTTGCCCGGGCGGACGCGATCGGGGAGACTGCGGGCATGATGACCACCGCACGAACCGGACGCGTGATGATGTTGTTGGGCCTGCTGCTGGGCGCGCTGGCGCTCGGGGCGTGCTCGTCGAACAACGCGGCGCGCTCGGGGCCGGGGCTGGAGGCCCTCGCCACATGGATGACCGGCGGGTTCTCCAACGCCAGGCAGGCCCAGGAGGACCCGGCGAACTACAAGCCGGTGGTGCTGCACATCGTTCCGATCTGGGGAGACAACCCGCAGGCAAGCGGCAGCGGCGGGGTCTGGCTGTACGTCGAGCAGTCGATGGCCGACATGCAGCAGCAGCCCTACCGCCAGCGCGTGCACCACCTGACGGCGCTGCGATCGGGCGAGATCCGATGCGACGTCTACACGCTCCCCGAGCCGGCGTTCGCCTTTGCGGGCGCGTGGGATGAGCCGACTCCGCTCGATGCGCTGGCGCCGACGGACCTCACGCTGAGCCCGGGGTGCTCGGTCGTCCTGAGCCGCGCGGGGGACGGGGCGTTCGAGGGGGGGACGACTGGGACCGGGTGCGCGAGTTCGATCGGCGGTTCGGCGTACGCCACGACGCAGATCCGGGTCACGCCGGGCGAGATCGTCTCGTGGGACCGCGGGTTTGACGCCTCGGGCCGGCAGGTGTGGGGCGCGACCGCGGGGGCGTACGTCTTCACGCGGGTGTCGCCGCGGTGA